One region of Mycolicibacterium insubricum genomic DNA includes:
- a CDS encoding vWA domain-containing protein produces the protein MTPRRIRPAQPLAPHGLPGHLVGFVEALRARGIAVGPSETVDAGRVLATLGLGSREVMREGLACALLRRPDHRDTYDALFDLWWPAALGARTILDETDDDDGDDAPGLPAEDIEMMRDMLLDLLADNEDLAAIDDRLLAMIAAIVEAHGRYQSGRGPSYSSYQALKAMALDDLEGRLLAGLLSQYGDDPTPTQEQIAKAIAAQRITAVRKMVEAETKRRTAEQLGREHVQTYGIPELAENVEFLRASGEQLNQMRKTVAPLARMLATRLAAKRRRHRAGAIDLRRTLRKSMSTGGVPIDLVLRKPRPARPELVVLCDMSGSVAGFSHFTLLLVHALRQQFSRVRVFAFIDTTDEVTHLFGPDADLAVAVQRITREAGVYTRDGHSDYGHALTSFVDNFHEVLSPRSSLLILGDARTNYRDPQLATLEHLATASRHAHWLNPEPRNQWGSGDSAAPRYAELIPMHECRSAKQLAGVIDGLLPV, from the coding sequence ATGACGCCCCGCAGAATCCGCCCCGCCCAACCGCTGGCTCCGCACGGGCTGCCGGGGCACCTGGTCGGGTTCGTCGAGGCACTGCGGGCCCGCGGCATCGCGGTCGGGCCGTCGGAGACCGTCGACGCCGGACGGGTGCTGGCCACCCTTGGCCTGGGCAGCCGCGAGGTGATGCGCGAGGGCCTGGCCTGTGCGCTGCTGCGCCGGCCCGACCACCGCGATACCTACGACGCCCTGTTCGACCTGTGGTGGCCCGCCGCGCTGGGGGCCCGCACCATCCTCGACGAGACCGACGACGACGACGGCGACGATGCCCCGGGACTGCCCGCCGAGGACATCGAGATGATGCGGGACATGCTGCTGGACCTGCTGGCCGACAACGAGGACCTCGCGGCCATCGACGACCGACTGCTGGCGATGATCGCCGCGATCGTGGAGGCGCACGGGCGCTACCAGTCCGGCCGCGGGCCGTCGTACTCGTCGTATCAGGCGCTCAAGGCCATGGCGCTGGACGACCTGGAGGGCCGGCTGCTGGCCGGGCTGCTGTCCCAGTACGGCGACGATCCCACGCCCACCCAAGAGCAGATCGCCAAAGCAATTGCCGCCCAGAGGATCACCGCGGTGCGCAAGATGGTCGAGGCGGAAACAAAACGACGCACCGCCGAACAGCTGGGCCGCGAGCACGTGCAGACCTACGGCATCCCCGAGCTCGCCGAGAACGTCGAATTCTTGCGCGCCTCCGGCGAACAGCTGAACCAAATGCGCAAGACCGTCGCACCGCTGGCCCGGATGCTGGCCACCCGGCTGGCGGCCAAACGCCGGCGGCACCGCGCCGGCGCCATCGATCTGCGCCGCACCCTGCGCAAATCCATGTCCACCGGCGGCGTGCCGATCGACCTGGTGCTGCGCAAACCGCGCCCCGCCCGCCCGGAACTCGTGGTGCTCTGCGACATGTCCGGATCGGTGGCCGGGTTCAGCCACTTCACCCTGCTGCTGGTGCACGCGCTGCGCCAGCAGTTCTCCCGGGTCCGGGTGTTCGCGTTCATCGACACCACCGACGAGGTCACCCACCTGTTCGGCCCGGACGCCGACCTGGCCGTCGCCGTGCAGCGCATCACCCGCGAAGCGGGTGTCTACACCCGCGACGGGCACAGCGACTACGGGCACGCGCTGACCTCGTTCGTGGACAACTTCCACGAGGTGCTGTCCCCGCGCAGCTCACTGCTGATCCTCGGCGACGCCAGGACCAACTACCGGGACCCGCAGCTGGCCACGTTGGAGCACCTGGCGACCGCCAGTCGGCATGCGCACTGGCTCAACCCCGAACCCCGCAATCAGTGGGGCAGCGGTGATTCGGCCGCCCCGCGTTACGCCGAGCTGATCCCCATGCACGAATGCCGGTCGGCAAAGCAGCTGGCCGGCGTCATCGACGGCCTGCTGCCGGTCTGA
- the nadD gene encoding nicotinate-nucleotide adenylyltransferase gives MVTRRRLGVMGGTFDPIHNGHLVAASEVADLFDLDEVIFVPTGEPWQKHGRPVTAAEDRYLMTVIATAANPRFSVSRVDIDRGGATYTKDTLADLRTQNPDADLYFITGADALGSILSWQNWEDLFTMARFVGVSRPGFELHGKHIAEAITELPADALTLVEIPALAISSTDCRGRAAASRPIWYLVPDGVVQYVSKRGLYRNAGVPRTGGENP, from the coding sequence ATCGTGACTCGGCGCAGGCTCGGCGTGATGGGGGGGACCTTCGACCCCATCCACAACGGGCACCTGGTCGCCGCCAGCGAGGTCGCCGACCTGTTCGACCTCGACGAAGTGATCTTCGTGCCCACCGGCGAACCCTGGCAGAAGCACGGCCGGCCGGTCACCGCCGCCGAGGACCGCTACCTGATGACCGTCATCGCCACCGCGGCCAACCCCCGGTTCTCGGTCAGCCGCGTCGACATCGACCGCGGCGGCGCCACCTACACCAAGGACACCCTGGCCGACCTGCGCACCCAGAACCCCGACGCCGACCTGTACTTCATCACCGGTGCCGACGCGCTCGGCTCGATCCTGTCCTGGCAGAACTGGGAGGACCTGTTCACCATGGCCCGCTTCGTCGGGGTGAGCCGGCCCGGGTTCGAACTGCACGGCAAGCACATCGCCGAAGCCATCACCGAACTGCCCGCCGACGCGCTCACTCTGGTGGAGATCCCGGCGCTGGCGATCTCGTCGACCGACTGCCGCGGCCGGGCCGCTGCATCCCGGCCCATCTGGTACCTGGTGCCCGACGGCGTCGTGCAATATGTGTCCAAACGTGGGCTCTACCGCAACGCCGGTGTCCCGAGGACCGGAGGAGAGAACCCGTGA
- a CDS encoding glutamate-5-semialdehyde dehydrogenase, translating to MTAEAAAMTDNEQLRADVHAAARRARVASRELATLSTVVKDRALHAAADALLAAAPDILAANATDLDRARDAGTGEAMLDRLALNPQRIDGIAAGLRQVAGLPDPIGEVLLGRTLPNGLRLRQQRVPLGVVGIVYEGRPNVTVDAFGLTLKSGNAVLLRGSSSAADSNAALVTALRRALVDEGLPADAVALLSSADRATVTHLIQARGLVDVAIPRGGAGLIDAVVRDATVPTIETGVGNCHVYVDAAADLDVAETIVLNSKTRRPSVCNSAETLLVDAAIADIALPRLRDALTEAGVRVHTDPTEDQLRAEFLTLDIAVAVVDGVDAAVEHINTYGTGHTEAIVTTDLAAAQRFTDRVDAAAVMVNAATSFTDGEQFGFGAEIGISTQKLHARGPMGLTELTSTKWIVWGDGHVRPA from the coding sequence ATGACCGCTGAAGCTGCCGCGATGACCGACAACGAGCAGCTGCGCGCCGACGTCCACGCCGCCGCCCGCCGGGCCCGGGTCGCCTCCCGCGAACTCGCCACGCTCAGCACCGTCGTCAAGGACCGGGCGCTGCACGCCGCCGCCGACGCGCTGCTCGCCGCGGCGCCGGACATCCTCGCCGCCAACGCCACCGACCTCGACCGGGCCCGCGACGCCGGCACCGGCGAGGCGATGCTGGACCGGCTGGCGCTGAACCCCCAGCGCATCGACGGCATCGCCGCCGGACTGCGTCAGGTCGCCGGGCTGCCTGACCCGATCGGCGAGGTGCTGCTCGGCCGGACCCTGCCCAACGGTCTGCGGCTGCGCCAGCAGCGCGTCCCGCTCGGAGTGGTCGGCATCGTCTACGAGGGCCGGCCCAACGTGACGGTCGACGCCTTCGGGCTGACGCTGAAATCCGGCAACGCCGTGCTGCTGCGCGGCAGCTCCTCGGCGGCCGACTCCAACGCCGCGCTGGTGACCGCACTGCGACGGGCACTGGTCGACGAGGGCCTGCCCGCCGACGCCGTGGCGCTGCTGTCCTCGGCCGACCGCGCTACCGTCACCCATCTCATCCAGGCCCGCGGTCTGGTCGACGTCGCCATCCCGCGCGGCGGGGCCGGGCTGATCGACGCCGTCGTGCGGGACGCCACCGTCCCGACCATCGAGACCGGCGTCGGCAACTGCCACGTCTACGTGGACGCCGCCGCCGACCTCGACGTCGCCGAGACCATCGTGCTGAACTCCAAGACCCGCCGGCCGTCGGTGTGCAACTCCGCCGAGACTCTGCTGGTGGACGCCGCGATCGCCGACATCGCCCTGCCGCGGCTGCGCGACGCGCTGACCGAGGCCGGGGTGCGGGTGCACACCGACCCGACCGAGGACCAGCTGCGCGCGGAATTCCTCACCTTGGACATCGCGGTGGCCGTGGTCGACGGGGTGGACGCCGCCGTCGAGCACATCAACACCTACGGCACCGGGCACACCGAGGCCATCGTCACCACCGATCTGGCTGCCGCGCAACGGTTTACCGACCGGGTCGACGCCGCCGCCGTCATGGTCAACGCGGCCACCTCGTTCACCGACGGGGAGCAGTTCGGGTTCGGCGCCGAGATCGGCATCTCCACCCAGAAACTGCACGCCCGCGGGCCGATGGGGCTCACCGAGCTGACCTCGACCAAGTGGATCGTCTGGGGCGACGGCCACGTTCGGCCGGCCTGA
- a CDS encoding NAD(+) synthase, translating to MSTADADFFSAYRHGFLRVAACTLHTTLADPTANAAAVLSTARECHDDGVGLAVFPELTLTGYSLDDILLQDTLLDAVDDALADLVSASEQLLPVLVVGAPLRHLHRIYNTVVVIHRGRILGVVPKSYLPTYREFYDSRQCASGAGESGTIRVAGCDVPFGPDLLFAATDLPGFVLHAEICEDMWVPIPPSSNAVLAGATVIANASGSPITIGRERDRKLMAASASARGLAAYIYAAAGAGESSTDLAWDGQTMIYENGELLAESDRFPRGAARCVADVDTGLLRSERRRMGTFDDNRRHHRQAGDFRRIKFTLDPPSTDIGLRRTIERFPFVPADLERLQQDCYEAYSIQVSGLEQRLRALNFPKVVIGVSGGLDSTHALIVAARAMDRENRPRSDILAYTMPGFATGEHTKNNAIALSRALGVTFAELDIRDTAKLMLQKMGHPYGKGENVYDVTFENVQAGLRTDYLFRLAHQHGGIVLGTGDLSELALGWCTYGVGDQMSHYNVNGGVPKTLIQHLIRWVMANGEFGSDVSDVLQSVLDTEITPELVPTDDDNPVQSSEAVVGPYALQDFSLFHALRWGFGPAKIAFLAWHAWHDAGAGEWPEGYPDEERPQYSLTEIRSWLKVFAQRFYSFSQFKRSAMPNGPKVSSGGSLSPRGDWRAPSDMSARTWLAEIESDIPEVL from the coding sequence GTGAGTACAGCTGATGCGGACTTCTTCTCGGCCTACCGGCACGGGTTCCTGCGGGTGGCCGCCTGCACGCTGCACACCACCCTCGCCGACCCGACCGCCAACGCCGCCGCCGTGCTGTCCACCGCCCGCGAGTGCCACGACGACGGCGTCGGGCTGGCGGTCTTCCCCGAACTGACCCTGACCGGCTACTCCCTCGACGACATCCTGCTGCAGGACACCTTGCTCGACGCGGTCGACGACGCGCTGGCCGATTTGGTCTCCGCCAGCGAGCAACTGCTGCCCGTGCTGGTGGTCGGCGCGCCGCTGCGGCACCTGCACCGCATCTACAACACCGTCGTCGTCATCCACCGCGGCCGCATCCTGGGTGTGGTGCCCAAGTCCTACCTGCCCACCTACCGCGAGTTCTACGACAGCCGCCAGTGCGCGTCGGGGGCCGGGGAAAGCGGCACCATCCGGGTCGCCGGGTGCGACGTCCCGTTCGGGCCGGACCTGCTGTTCGCCGCCACCGATCTGCCGGGATTCGTCCTGCACGCCGAGATCTGCGAGGACATGTGGGTGCCGATCCCACCGAGCTCCAACGCCGTGCTGGCCGGCGCGACGGTCATCGCCAACGCCTCGGGCAGCCCGATCACCATCGGACGCGAACGGGACCGCAAGCTGATGGCCGCCTCGGCGTCGGCCCGGGGCTTGGCCGCCTATATCTACGCCGCCGCGGGCGCGGGGGAGTCCAGCACCGATCTGGCCTGGGACGGCCAGACGATGATCTACGAAAACGGCGAGCTGCTGGCCGAATCCGACCGGTTCCCGCGCGGCGCGGCGCGCTGCGTCGCCGACGTGGACACCGGGCTGCTGCGTTCCGAACGGCGGCGAATGGGCACCTTCGACGACAACCGCCGCCACCACCGGCAGGCCGGTGACTTCCGCCGCATCAAGTTCACCCTGGATCCGCCGTCCACCGATATCGGCCTGCGCCGCACCATCGAGCGGTTCCCGTTCGTGCCGGCGGATCTTGAGCGGCTGCAACAGGATTGCTACGAGGCCTACAGCATCCAGGTGTCCGGGCTGGAGCAGCGGCTGCGTGCGCTGAACTTCCCGAAGGTGGTCATCGGGGTGTCCGGCGGGCTGGACTCCACCCACGCGCTGATCGTCGCGGCCCGCGCCATGGACCGGGAGAACCGCCCGCGCAGCGACATCCTGGCCTACACCATGCCCGGGTTCGCCACCGGCGAGCACACCAAGAACAACGCCATCGCGCTGAGCCGGGCGTTGGGGGTGACATTCGCCGAACTGGACATCCGCGACACTGCCAAGCTGATGCTGCAAAAGATGGGCCACCCCTACGGCAAGGGCGAGAACGTCTACGATGTCACCTTCGAGAACGTGCAGGCCGGTCTGCGCACCGACTATCTGTTCCGGCTGGCCCACCAGCACGGCGGCATCGTGCTGGGCACCGGCGACCTGTCCGAGCTGGCGCTGGGGTGGTGTACCTACGGCGTGGGTGATCAGATGTCGCACTACAACGTCAACGGCGGAGTGCCCAAAACCCTGATCCAGCACCTGATCCGGTGGGTGATGGCCAACGGTGAATTCGGCAGCGACGTCAGCGACGTGCTGCAGAGCGTGCTGGACACCGAGATCACCCCGGAACTGGTGCCCACCGACGACGACAACCCGGTGCAGAGCAGTGAGGCCGTCGTCGGACCCTATGCACTGCAGGACTTCTCACTGTTCCACGCGCTGCGCTGGGGATTCGGCCCGGCCAAGATCGCATTCCTGGCCTGGCACGCCTGGCATGACGCGGGGGCCGGCGAGTGGCCCGAAGGCTATCCCGACGAGGAACGGCCGCAGTACTCGCTGACCGAGATCCGGTCCTGGCTGAAGGTGTTCGCGCAGCGGTTCTACTCGTTCAGCCAGTTCAAGCGATCGGCAATGCCCAACGGACCCAAGGTTTCCAGCGGTGGTTCGCTGTCGCCGCGCGGCGACTGGCGCGCCCCGTCGGACATGTCCGCCCGCACCTGGCTCGCCGAGATCGAGAGTGACATCCCCGAGGTGCTGTAG
- the rsfS gene encoding ribosome silencing factor has translation MTATEEAVQMARTAARAAAAKLATDIVVIDVSEQLAITDCFVIATGSNDRQVNAIVDEVELRMREAGYKPARREGTREGRWVLLDYIDIVVHIQHTEEREFYGLDRLWRDCPTVAVDLSDVTPDDAGTDSSS, from the coding sequence GTGACCGCCACCGAGGAAGCCGTGCAGATGGCCCGGACGGCTGCCCGTGCCGCCGCCGCCAAACTGGCCACCGACATCGTCGTCATCGACGTCTCCGAGCAGCTGGCCATCACCGACTGCTTCGTCATCGCCACCGGAAGCAACGACCGGCAGGTCAACGCCATCGTCGACGAGGTCGAACTGCGGATGCGCGAAGCCGGCTACAAACCCGCCCGCCGCGAGGGCACCCGGGAGGGCCGCTGGGTGCTGCTGGACTACATCGACATCGTCGTGCACATCCAGCACACCGAGGAGCGCGAGTTCTACGGGCTGGACCGGCTGTGGCGCGACTGCCCGACGGTCGCCGTCGACCTGAGTGACGTCACGCCCGATGACGCCGGGACGGATTCGTCGTCGTGA
- a CDS encoding methyltransferase family protein, whose translation MTESLSPWMPAVALSLLLVYGLLGFGWRSWLQYRRTGSSGLKGVSGALGSAEWFAGAGFAVAIVVEVVAPALQWAGVLAPIPALVTPWLQVTGMVLAVVGIAGMIYAQLDMGASWRIGMDPAERTALVRSGVFARVRNPIFTTMLVFGAGIALVTPNVLALIGFALLLVTIEMQVRMVEEPYLASVHGADYHGYTATVGRFVPGVGRIPDAQ comes from the coding sequence ATGACGGAATCGCTGAGCCCGTGGATGCCCGCGGTCGCCCTGTCCCTGCTGCTTGTCTACGGTCTGCTCGGTTTCGGGTGGCGCAGCTGGCTGCAGTACCGGCGGACCGGTTCGTCCGGTTTGAAGGGGGTCAGCGGAGCGCTGGGCTCGGCGGAGTGGTTCGCCGGCGCCGGGTTCGCGGTCGCGATCGTGGTGGAGGTGGTTGCACCGGCGCTGCAGTGGGCCGGCGTGCTGGCGCCGATCCCGGCCTTGGTGACGCCGTGGCTGCAGGTCACCGGGATGGTGCTGGCCGTCGTCGGCATTGCGGGCATGATCTATGCGCAGCTGGACATGGGTGCGTCCTGGCGTATCGGGATGGACCCCGCCGAGCGGACGGCGCTGGTCCGGTCCGGGGTGTTCGCGCGGGTGCGCAATCCGATCTTCACGACGATGCTGGTGTTCGGCGCCGGTATCGCGTTGGTCACCCCGAATGTGTTGGCGCTCATCGGGTTTGCTCTGCTGCTGGTGACCATCGAGATGCAGGTTCGGATGGTCGAGGAGCCGTATCTGGCGTCGGTGCACGGCGCGGACTATCACGGATACACCGCTACCGTGGGCCGGTTCGTTCCGGGCGTCGGGCGGATCCCCGACGCACAGTAA
- a CDS encoding AAA family ATPase: MDTPTSTVPLFIDTDDVIARLAETGYLADTATATAVFLADRLGKPLLVEGPAGVGKTELAKAVAAATGSGLVRLQCYEGVDESRALYEWNHAKQILRIQAGSHAAASGAAEDWDQTRTDVFSEEFLLSRPLLTAIRRTEPTVLLIDETDKADIEIEGLLLEVLSDFAVTVPELGTITATRKPFVVLTSNATRELSEALKRRCLFLHIDFPDPDLERRILASRVPELPERMASELVRIIGVLRSMQLKKTPSVAETIDWGRTMLALGMDTVDDATVAATMGVVLKHQSDQVRAAGELRLN, from the coding sequence TTGGATACCCCGACTTCCACCGTGCCGCTGTTCATCGACACCGACGACGTGATCGCCCGGCTGGCCGAGACCGGCTACCTGGCCGACACCGCGACCGCGACGGCGGTGTTCCTCGCCGACCGGCTGGGCAAGCCGCTGCTGGTCGAGGGCCCCGCCGGCGTAGGGAAGACCGAGCTGGCCAAGGCGGTCGCGGCCGCCACCGGATCGGGCCTGGTGCGACTGCAGTGTTATGAGGGTGTCGACGAATCCCGTGCGCTCTACGAGTGGAACCACGCCAAGCAGATCCTGCGGATCCAGGCCGGGTCGCACGCGGCGGCCTCCGGCGCGGCCGAGGACTGGGACCAGACCCGCACCGACGTGTTCAGCGAGGAGTTCCTACTGTCCCGCCCGCTGCTGACCGCGATCCGGCGCACCGAGCCGACCGTGCTGCTGATCGACGAGACCGACAAGGCCGACATCGAGATCGAAGGCCTGCTGCTGGAGGTGCTGTCCGACTTCGCCGTGACCGTCCCGGAACTGGGCACCATCACCGCCACCCGCAAACCCTTCGTCGTGCTGACCTCGAACGCCACCCGGGAACTGTCCGAGGCGCTCAAGCGCCGCTGCCTGTTCCTGCACATCGACTTCCCGGACCCCGATCTGGAACGACGGATCCTAGCGTCGCGGGTGCCGGAACTGCCCGAGCGGATGGCGAGTGAGCTCGTGCGGATCATCGGGGTGCTGCGCTCCATGCAGCTCAAGAAGACCCCGTCGGTGGCCGAGACCATCGACTGGGGACGCACCATGCTGGCACTGGGCATGGACACCGTCGACGACGCCACCGTGGCCGCCACCATGGGGGTGGTGCTCAAGCACCAGTCCGACCAGGTGCGTGCCGCCGGTGAACTGCGGCTCAACTAG
- a CDS encoding DEAD/DEAH box helicase has product MTEPLSGTREQRAREVIEALAGPGATLREDQQRAVAALLEPAARVLVVQATGWGKSAVYWVATAIRRAEGAGPALIVSPLLSLMRDQVAAAERAGLRAATLNSSNFEEWNTIEARLHDGEIDVLLVSPERLANPSFGRRVLAALEGTMGLLVIDEAHAVSDWGHDFRPDYRRVADVLTRLNPATPVLATTATANARVTADVAGQLGDATLVLRGPLARRSLQLNVLDSMSPLNRYAWVARHLDELPGSGIVYVLTVVDAQRLVDAVKSVHPNAKVAAYTGQLDADTRAGCEDALRDNRIKALIATSALGMGFDKPDLGFVVHIGSPPSPVSYYQQVGRAGRAIDNATVVLLPSESDTGVWDYFATATIPDPDQMQGLLAALADESQTGDQPASAVALEAATGIRRTRVDLMLKQLAVDGAVERVDGGWRVTGTPWHYDAEHYAGIVATRRREADIMAAYTHGKQCLMQLLTASLDDPREQPCGRCSVCLGRVPDGLAEPADDDLTRTVARTLRANATVLEPRKMWPGGAFGARGKIPAQLAAEPGRVLVHADAPEWTGVIPAATAGNPGAIAELAEAAVGVLGRWRSEWIARPEVAVSLQLTASQTPVGPVTDRIAEVGRLPRTVIPVAAGTPPGRDAAGAEQAAYWRTAIGVDGALLDAVSGRTVLLVADVTSTGWPVTVAAAHLRDAGAKAVLPLVIHRPA; this is encoded by the coding sequence GTGACCGAACCGTTGAGCGGTACCCGCGAACAGCGGGCCCGCGAGGTCATCGAAGCCCTCGCCGGCCCCGGCGCCACCCTGCGCGAGGACCAGCAGAGAGCCGTCGCCGCACTATTGGAACCAGCCGCCCGGGTACTCGTCGTGCAGGCCACCGGGTGGGGCAAGTCGGCGGTGTACTGGGTGGCAACCGCGATCCGCCGGGCCGAGGGCGCCGGCCCGGCACTGATCGTCTCGCCGCTGCTGTCGCTGATGCGTGACCAGGTCGCCGCCGCGGAACGGGCGGGCCTGCGCGCCGCCACCCTGAACTCGTCGAACTTCGAGGAATGGAACACCATCGAAGCCCGTCTGCACGACGGGGAGATCGACGTGCTGCTGGTGAGCCCGGAGCGCCTGGCCAACCCGTCGTTCGGACGACGGGTGCTCGCCGCGCTGGAAGGCACCATGGGGCTGCTGGTGATCGACGAGGCGCACGCGGTCTCGGACTGGGGCCACGACTTCCGGCCCGACTACCGCCGCGTCGCCGACGTCCTGACCCGGCTCAATCCGGCGACCCCGGTGCTGGCCACCACCGCAACTGCCAACGCCCGGGTCACCGCGGACGTCGCCGGTCAGCTCGGCGACGCGACCCTGGTGCTGCGCGGCCCACTGGCGCGGCGGTCACTGCAACTCAACGTGCTCGATTCGATGTCCCCGCTGAACCGCTACGCCTGGGTCGCCCGCCACCTCGACGAACTGCCGGGATCGGGCATCGTCTATGTCCTGACCGTCGTCGACGCGCAACGCCTGGTCGATGCGGTCAAATCGGTGCACCCGAACGCCAAGGTCGCCGCCTACACCGGTCAGCTCGACGCCGATACCCGCGCCGGGTGCGAAGATGCGTTGCGCGACAACCGGATCAAGGCGCTGATCGCCACCTCGGCGCTCGGTATGGGTTTCGACAAACCCGACTTGGGCTTCGTCGTGCACATCGGTTCGCCGCCTTCACCGGTCAGCTACTACCAGCAGGTCGGCCGGGCCGGCCGCGCCATCGACAACGCGACGGTGGTGCTGCTGCCGTCGGAGTCCGACACCGGCGTCTGGGACTACTTCGCCACCGCCACCATCCCCGACCCCGACCAAATGCAGGGCCTGCTGGCCGCGCTGGCCGACGAGTCGCAGACCGGCGACCAGCCGGCGTCGGCGGTCGCGCTGGAGGCCGCCACCGGAATCCGGCGCACCCGGGTCGACCTGATGCTCAAACAGCTCGCCGTCGACGGTGCGGTCGAGCGGGTCGACGGCGGCTGGCGGGTCACCGGGACGCCGTGGCACTACGACGCCGAGCACTACGCCGGCATCGTCGCGACGCGGCGCCGCGAAGCCGACATCATGGCCGCCTACACGCACGGGAAGCAGTGCCTGATGCAGCTGCTCACCGCCTCGCTGGACGACCCCCGGGAGCAGCCGTGCGGACGGTGCTCGGTCTGCCTGGGCCGGGTTCCCGACGGGCTGGCCGAACCCGCCGACGACGACCTCACCCGCACCGTCGCCCGCACCTTGCGGGCCAACGCCACCGTGTTGGAACCGCGCAAGATGTGGCCGGGCGGTGCGTTCGGCGCCCGCGGCAAGATCCCCGCGCAACTGGCAGCCGAACCGGGCCGGGTACTCGTGCACGCCGACGCCCCGGAATGGACCGGGGTGATCCCGGCCGCTACCGCCGGGAATCCCGGTGCCATCGCAGAGCTCGCCGAGGCCGCCGTCGGCGTGCTCGGTCGGTGGCGCTCGGAGTGGATCGCCCGCCCCGAAGTCGCGGTGTCCCTGCAGCTCACCGCATCGCAGACGCCGGTGGGCCCGGTCACCGACCGGATCGCCGAGGTCGGCCGGCTGCCGCGGACGGTCATACCGGTGGCCGCCGGGACGCCACCGGGGCGCGACGCCGCCGGCGCCGAGCAGGCCGCGTACTGGCGTACGGCGATCGGCGTCGACGGCGCCCTGCTGGACGCGGTGTCCGGGCGGACGGTGCTGCTGGTCGCCGACGTGACCTCGACCGGGTGGCCGGTCACCGTCGCCGCTGCGCACCTGCGCGACGCCGGAGCCAAGGCGGTGTTGCCCCTGGTGATCCACCGGCCCGCGTGA